The following coding sequences lie in one Vicinamibacterales bacterium genomic window:
- the accB gene encoding acetyl-CoA carboxylase biotin carboxyl carrier protein, which translates to MDFSEIEKILALVREHELAEFELERDGLKLRVRKAGVVPTYHPAPLPPGGPMSMTPASPFAIVSAPAQAGAASAAAAAADLDEATVELAVVKSPIVGTFYRSPEPGAASFVEIGQHVKKDQVVCIIEAMKLMNEITSEYDGEIANVYVENGKPVQYGERLFAIRTTDGHR; encoded by the coding sequence ATGGACTTTTCTGAGATCGAAAAGATTCTGGCGCTGGTGCGCGAGCACGAACTCGCCGAGTTCGAGCTCGAGCGAGACGGCCTGAAGCTGCGCGTTCGTAAGGCGGGCGTGGTGCCGACCTACCATCCGGCGCCGCTGCCGCCGGGGGGACCGATGTCGATGACGCCGGCGAGTCCGTTCGCCATCGTGTCGGCGCCGGCCCAGGCCGGTGCGGCCAGCGCGGCTGCGGCGGCAGCCGACCTCGACGAGGCGACGGTCGAACTCGCGGTCGTGAAGTCGCCGATCGTCGGCACGTTCTACCGCTCGCCCGAGCCGGGCGCGGCGTCGTTCGTGGAGATCGGCCAGCACGTCAAGAAGGACCAGGTGGTCTGTATCATCGAGGCGATGAAGCTGATGAACGAGATCACGTCGGAGTACGACGGCGAGATTGCGAACGTATACGTGGAGAACGGCAAGCCGGTCCAGTATGGCGAGCGCTTGTTCGCCATCAGGACCACCGATGGACACAGATAG
- a CDS encoding Xaa-Pro peptidase family protein produces the protein MTPNPAHIADRLARVRGSMAAAGLDALVITHLPNLRYLTGFVGTAGTAIVLPERRCLLVVDFRYVTAASALVASLGDLLSIGTVERSYDEAIVELLGRERVARVGIEAAYLPVGRFNAISAGLASRAPLPLRSHAPTPVLVPTERLVEQARVIKDAEEIAALREAGRRLSRVASGLTALILEGRTERAIAEDIEQALRAAGFSRPAFETIVASGPNSALPHARPTLRTVQTGDATVLDFGGVYAGYCVDLTRTVQLGAPSEALRGLYAAVSEAQQAALATVRPGVAASAIDAAARGVLERHGLGEAFGHGTGHGLGLEVHEEPRIGKPSPRLPDVRVEAGMVFTIEPGAYVPGVGGVRIEDDVLVTESGCEVLTR, from the coding sequence GTGACCCCGAACCCAGCTCACATCGCGGATCGGCTGGCCCGGGTTCGCGGCAGCATGGCTGCGGCCGGGCTCGACGCGCTGGTGATCACGCACCTGCCCAATCTGCGCTACCTGACCGGCTTCGTCGGCACCGCCGGCACCGCCATCGTGCTGCCGGAGCGCCGGTGTCTCCTCGTGGTCGACTTCCGCTACGTGACCGCCGCGTCGGCGCTGGTCGCCTCACTCGGCGATCTGCTCAGCATCGGCACGGTCGAGCGCTCGTACGACGAGGCGATCGTCGAGCTGTTGGGCCGCGAACGCGTCGCACGGGTCGGCATCGAGGCTGCCTACCTGCCGGTCGGCCGCTTCAATGCGATCTCGGCCGGCCTGGCGTCCCGCGCGCCGCTGCCGTTGCGATCGCATGCGCCAACGCCGGTGCTGGTACCGACCGAGCGGCTGGTCGAGCAGGCGCGAGTGATCAAGGATGCGGAGGAGATCGCGGCGCTCCGCGAAGCCGGCCGGCGGCTGTCGCGGGTCGCTTCCGGGTTGACCGCGCTGATCCTGGAGGGGCGCACGGAACGGGCGATCGCCGAAGACATCGAGCAGGCGCTCCGCGCCGCCGGGTTCTCCCGGCCGGCGTTCGAGACGATCGTCGCGTCCGGGCCCAACAGCGCGTTGCCGCACGCCCGCCCGACGCTGCGGACGGTCCAGACTGGGGACGCGACGGTGCTGGACTTTGGGGGGGTCTACGCAGGATACTGCGTGGATCTTACGCGTACGGTTCAGCTTGGCGCCCCTTCCGAGGCGCTGCGAGGCTTGTACGCGGCGGTGTCGGAGGCGCAGCAGGCCGCGTTGGCGACGGTCCGGCCAGGGGTCGCGGCGAGCGCGATCGACGCCGCTGCGCGCGGCGTGCTGGAACGACACGGTCTTGGAGAGGCCTTCGGCCATGGCACGGGCCACGGTCTGGGCCTCGAGGTGCACGAGGAGCCGCGCATCGGCAAGCCGTCTCCGCGGCTTCCGGATGTGCGCGTCGAGGCCGGGATGGTGTTCACGATCGAGCCCGGCGCCTACGTTCCCGGGGTCGGCGGGGTACGCATCGAAGACGACGTGCTGGTGACCGAGAGTGGGTGCGAGGTACTGACTAGGTAG
- a CDS encoding tetratricopeptide repeat protein, with translation MRRRVQADPASIAFAALAEEYRRTGRFDEAIETCRTGLQRHPAYLSARVTLGRALIEMGALEAAREELETVLRSAPENLAAIRGLAQIHDRLGQSAEMHPDLHALAQEPIRLAAESRARQAEAPPPVPAPAPAAEPIDMLSAALKLPAPPPIAFEAATIAFEAPVVVRTDPAAADSAPEQEPEPGPLPGARAAADPPSVPLEAAVFADRDVAPDGPDPYVAAMLVRLERFLGAIESARHA, from the coding sequence TTGCGACGCCGGGTCCAGGCGGACCCGGCGTCGATCGCCTTCGCGGCGCTCGCCGAGGAGTATCGCCGCACCGGCCGGTTCGACGAGGCGATCGAAACCTGCCGCACCGGGCTTCAGCGGCATCCCGCCTACCTCTCGGCGCGCGTCACGCTTGGCCGCGCGCTCATCGAGATGGGCGCGCTCGAGGCCGCGCGCGAAGAGCTCGAGACGGTCCTTCGCTCGGCACCCGAGAATCTGGCCGCGATCCGCGGCCTCGCCCAAATCCACGATCGGCTCGGTCAATCGGCTGAGATGCATCCGGATCTCCACGCGCTGGCGCAGGAGCCGATTCGGCTCGCCGCCGAAAGCCGGGCCCGGCAGGCCGAAGCGCCGCCGCCGGTGCCGGCCCCGGCCCCTGCCGCCGAACCGATCGACATGTTGTCCGCCGCGCTCAAACTGCCGGCGCCGCCGCCGATCGCGTTCGAAGCCGCAACCATCGCATTCGAGGCTCCCGTCGTTGTCCGGACCGACCCGGCGGCGGCCGACTCCGCCCCAGAGCAGGAGCCCGAGCCCGGGCCGCTGCCGGGCGCGCGTGCGGCTGCCGATCCGCCATCGGTCCCGCTCGAGGCGGCGGTCTTCGCGGACCGGGATGTCGCGCCCGACGGCCCCGATCCCTACGTCGCGGCCATGCTGGTGCGTCTCGAACGCTTTCTTGGCGCGATCGAGTCGGCGCGCCACGCGTGA
- a CDS encoding PKD domain-containing protein has protein sequence MARSLRILPFVCALTALSSCTVHDQQAAPALSGPSGNGTSLQVTVTPDILTQDGQSQSLVLISAFGPNGQPYASLPLRAQISVGGAVTDFGSLSARNLVTDAAGRATVTYTAPPAPVLNQDSGTIVAISIAPLSTDFANNNPVQASIRLMPPGAVGAPPSTLKPDFVVPTVTVGNPTQFQATVVDASGADATAQVSSYQWTFGDGGSGSGRNVTHTYTKSGSFPVSLTITDSLGRTQNVTHSLTIGQGQIPTATFVTSPSSPIIDQQINFNASGSQAEPGHTITSWAWNFGDGTLADGPLVTHSYPLAGSYTVTLKTTDDAGRKSDLTSQAITVTNGNPAPDFTFNPSAPRAGQNVTFDGSPSQPFGGRTIVSYSWSFGDGGSGTGQVVNHSFPVVGGVATTYNVLLTVTDSAGKTGSITKAITINP, from the coding sequence ATGGCACGATCACTTCGCATTCTTCCGTTCGTCTGCGCGCTCACCGCGCTGTCCTCCTGCACGGTGCACGATCAGCAGGCGGCGCCGGCGTTGAGCGGTCCCTCGGGCAACGGCACGTCACTCCAGGTGACGGTGACGCCCGACATTCTCACGCAGGACGGGCAATCGCAATCGCTGGTACTGATCAGCGCCTTCGGGCCGAACGGGCAGCCGTACGCCAGCCTGCCGCTTCGCGCGCAGATCAGCGTCGGCGGCGCCGTCACCGACTTCGGCTCCTTGTCGGCGCGCAACCTGGTGACCGACGCGGCCGGCCGCGCCACGGTCACCTACACGGCGCCACCGGCACCGGTCCTCAACCAGGACAGCGGCACGATCGTGGCAATCAGCATCGCGCCGCTCAGCACCGACTTCGCCAACAACAATCCGGTGCAGGCCTCGATCCGCCTGATGCCGCCCGGCGCCGTCGGCGCGCCGCCGAGTACCCTGAAGCCCGACTTCGTCGTGCCGACCGTGACGGTGGGCAACCCGACGCAGTTCCAGGCGACGGTCGTCGATGCCTCAGGTGCGGACGCCACCGCGCAGGTGTCGTCGTACCAGTGGACGTTCGGCGACGGCGGCAGCGGAAGCGGCCGCAACGTCACCCACACCTACACCAAGTCTGGCTCGTTCCCCGTGTCGCTGACGATCACGGACAGTCTCGGCCGCACCCAGAACGTGACGCACTCGCTGACGATCGGCCAGGGACAGATCCCGACGGCCACGTTCGTGACTTCGCCGTCGTCCCCGATCATCGATCAACAGATCAACTTCAACGCGTCGGGCTCGCAGGCCGAGCCGGGCCACACCATCACGTCGTGGGCGTGGAATTTCGGCGACGGCACGCTCGCCGACGGTCCGCTCGTGACCCACTCGTACCCGCTGGCCGGCAGCTATACCGTGACCCTCAAGACGACCGACGATGCCGGCCGCAAGTCGGACCTGACGTCGCAGGCGATCACCGTGACGAACGGCAACCCGGCGCCCGACTTCACCTTCAACCCGTCGGCCCCGCGCGCCGGCCAGAATGTCACCTTCGACGGCTCGCCGTCGCAGCCGTTCGGTGGACGCACGATCGTGTCCTACTCGTGGTCGTTCGGCGACGGAGGCTCGGGCACGGGCCAGGTCGTCAACCACTCGTTCCCGGTCGTGGGCGGCGTGGCGACGACCTACAACGTCCTGCTAACGGTCACCGACAGCGCCGGTAAGACAGGCAGCATCACCAAGGCCATCACGATCAATCCGTGA
- the pilQ gene encoding type IV pilus secretin PilQ codes for MTLIKKLAAATLAAALCGGLTAAAASPGVRLLGVSSQGTGRTAAVLIEATEPVAYAVSRPDPMTVLVDLRNVRVADAAAQVARIGPLAGVTLEQATAVDGQDLARVRVALASPAAYTVRSARNVIRLDLEPEAPHAAAAREGGTPTDVRHAAGSDDTTVATATTIQKVHASHTRTSTTVTLSGNGRLVPSSLTESDEAPRRLVLDFPNVSPGSISKTSVDGAFVKQVRVALNSRDPLLTRVVMEISPTATYHVERTGADGRDLAVVFEGPKAGGAIMVAPPVGSSAAERTEKNDGDVLTMAQAMANAAPLVPQDPVDALVAAPADSGKRIDGAVPVVPAARPQPRSPAAVAAPASSSPGRQLPPPVTTTQAPQTQAPQTPAPGAQPTLTQEVPGTAPKQYTGPPVSFDFEDSDLRVVLRLFSQISGLNMIIDPAVQGRVNVVLTDVPWDQALEQILRSNKLSYTVDGNIMRIAPIAVLSAEKKEQADYQAQQALAGELQVRTFNLSYAKANDLGPVILKSAMSARGQIQTDTRTNTLILMDLPDHLQTAQSLIGTLDKPQPQVEVEARIVQTSRDFARALGIQWGFNGRANAQIGNTTGLAFPNNGSVGGRVGGTQGPTDPRPSTTPTSDTATAVNLPAAAPTSAIGLALGSINGAFNLDVALTALENTGKGRILSTPRLTTQNNQQAEVAQGVQIPIQTVANNTVAVSFRDATLKLSVTPQITAANTVIMNVALTNETPDFSRQVNGIPPIDTQRATTTVQVNDGATTVIGGIFVSTETDSNDRTPYLYRVPILKWLFQRNSVTDSSRELLIFITPRILRG; via the coding sequence ATGACACTGATCAAGAAGCTCGCCGCTGCGACGCTGGCGGCGGCGCTGTGCGGAGGCCTGACGGCCGCGGCGGCATCGCCCGGCGTCCGCCTCCTCGGTGTGTCGTCGCAGGGGACCGGCCGCACGGCCGCGGTGCTGATCGAGGCGACCGAACCGGTCGCGTACGCGGTGAGCCGCCCCGATCCGATGACGGTGCTCGTCGATCTGCGAAACGTGCGCGTCGCCGACGCGGCCGCCCAGGTCGCCCGCATCGGACCGCTGGCCGGGGTCACCCTCGAGCAGGCAACCGCTGTCGACGGACAGGACCTCGCCCGCGTGCGCGTCGCGCTGGCCTCGCCGGCCGCCTATACGGTGCGGAGCGCGCGTAACGTGATCCGCCTGGACCTCGAGCCCGAGGCGCCGCACGCCGCCGCCGCGCGTGAAGGCGGAACGCCGACGGACGTCCGCCACGCCGCTGGTTCCGACGATACGACCGTCGCGACCGCCACGACGATTCAGAAGGTCCATGCCAGCCATACCCGCACGTCGACCACCGTCACGCTCTCCGGCAACGGGCGTCTCGTGCCGTCGTCGCTGACCGAGTCGGACGAGGCGCCGCGCCGGCTGGTCCTCGATTTCCCGAACGTGTCCCCCGGCTCGATCAGCAAGACGAGCGTCGACGGCGCTTTCGTCAAGCAGGTGCGGGTCGCGCTGAACAGCCGGGATCCGCTGCTGACGCGGGTCGTCATGGAGATTTCGCCGACCGCCACGTATCACGTCGAGCGCACGGGCGCCGACGGGCGCGATCTCGCGGTCGTGTTCGAAGGCCCGAAGGCCGGCGGAGCGATCATGGTCGCGCCGCCGGTCGGATCGAGCGCGGCGGAGAGAACGGAAAAGAACGACGGCGACGTGCTGACGATGGCGCAGGCGATGGCGAACGCGGCGCCGCTCGTGCCACAGGATCCGGTGGACGCACTGGTGGCGGCCCCGGCGGATTCCGGCAAACGAATCGACGGCGCCGTCCCGGTCGTCCCGGCGGCGCGTCCGCAGCCGCGATCACCTGCGGCGGTGGCGGCGCCGGCATCGTCGTCTCCCGGTCGTCAGCTCCCGCCGCCCGTGACCACGACGCAGGCGCCGCAGACGCAGGCCCCGCAGACCCCGGCGCCGGGGGCGCAGCCGACCCTGACCCAGGAGGTGCCCGGCACCGCGCCGAAGCAGTACACCGGTCCGCCGGTCAGTTTCGACTTCGAGGATTCCGACCTGCGCGTCGTGCTGCGGCTCTTCTCGCAGATCAGCGGCCTCAACATGATCATCGACCCGGCGGTGCAGGGGCGTGTCAACGTCGTGCTCACCGACGTGCCGTGGGACCAGGCGCTCGAGCAGATCCTCCGCTCCAACAAGTTGAGCTACACCGTCGACGGCAACATCATGCGGATCGCGCCGATCGCGGTGCTCAGCGCAGAGAAGAAGGAGCAGGCGGATTACCAGGCCCAGCAGGCGCTCGCCGGCGAGCTGCAGGTTCGCACCTTCAACCTGAGCTACGCCAAGGCGAACGATCTCGGCCCGGTGATCCTGAAATCGGCGATGTCGGCGCGCGGCCAGATCCAGACCGACACCCGGACGAACACGCTCATCCTGATGGATCTGCCCGATCACCTGCAGACCGCGCAGTCGCTCATCGGCACGCTCGACAAACCGCAGCCGCAGGTCGAAGTGGAAGCGCGCATCGTGCAGACCTCGCGTGACTTCGCGCGCGCGCTCGGCATCCAGTGGGGCTTCAACGGCCGCGCCAACGCGCAGATCGGCAACACGACCGGGCTGGCTTTCCCGAACAACGGATCGGTCGGCGGCCGCGTCGGCGGGACCCAGGGGCCGACCGATCCGCGTCCGTCGACGACGCCGACCTCAGACACGGCGACGGCGGTCAACCTGCCGGCGGCGGCGCCGACCTCCGCGATCGGGCTGGCTCTCGGATCGATCAACGGCGCGTTCAACCTCGACGTGGCCCTGACCGCGCTCGAGAACACCGGCAAGGGGCGCATCCTCTCGACGCCGCGGCTGACGACACAGAACAACCAGCAGGCCGAGGTCGCGCAGGGCGTCCAGATCCCGATTCAGACCGTCGCCAACAACACTGTGGCGGTCAGCTTCCGCGACGCGACGCTGAAGCTGAGCGTGACGCCGCAGATCACCGCCGCCAATACCGTGATCATGAACGTCGCGCTGACCAACGAGACCCCCGACTTCAGCCGGCAGGTCAACGGCATTCCGCCGATCGACACACAGCGTGCGACGACGACCGTACAGGTGAACGACGGCGCCACGACCGTGATCGGCGGCATCTTCGTCAGCACCGAGACGGACTCGAACGACCGCACGCCGTACCTCTATCGCGTTCCGATCCTGAAATGGCTGTTCCAGCGCAACTCGGTCACCGATTCGAGCCGCGAGCTGTTGATCTTCATCACGCCGCGCATCCTCCGAGGGTAG
- the pilO gene encoding type 4a pilus biogenesis protein PilO, with protein sequence MDISLSKLPWYAQIGAFVVMAVLSVYGFYTYYVTEVSAEIAMKHSRLTNLRADINKGVATARRLGEFQSQVTDLERRLDALKNVLPEQKDVADTLRRIQALATQSNLTLLRFTPAPTKQQPLYLEVPYQLIADGSFHNLALFFDRVAKFQRIINVGDISISAKPVQASNSTITATLTATTFVLQESAGRGGRGGPPPAR encoded by the coding sequence ATGGATATCTCGCTCAGCAAGCTGCCGTGGTACGCCCAGATCGGGGCCTTCGTCGTGATGGCCGTGCTGTCGGTCTACGGCTTCTACACCTACTACGTGACCGAGGTCAGCGCCGAAATCGCGATGAAGCACAGCCGCCTCACCAATCTGCGCGCCGACATCAACAAGGGCGTCGCGACGGCGCGCCGGCTCGGCGAATTCCAGAGCCAGGTGACCGATCTCGAGCGGCGCCTCGATGCCCTGAAGAACGTGCTGCCCGAGCAGAAGGACGTCGCCGACACGCTGCGCCGCATCCAGGCGCTGGCGACGCAGTCGAACCTGACCCTGCTGCGCTTCACCCCCGCGCCGACGAAGCAGCAGCCGCTCTACCTCGAGGTGCCGTACCAGCTGATCGCCGACGGCTCGTTCCACAACCTCGCGCTCTTCTTCGATCGGGTCGCCAAGTTCCAGCGCATCATCAACGTCGGCGACATCTCGATCTCCGCCAAGCCCGTGCAGGCGAGCAACTCCACGATCACCGCGACACTCACCGCCACCACGTTCGTCCTCCAGGAGAGCGCCGGCCGTGGCGGCCGCGGCGGCCCGCCGCCGGCGAGGTGA
- a CDS encoding PilN domain-containing protein, which produces MIRINLLASERGAPAKKKVAAGGSIVTAAQRVTIGAALILLSTVVGVGWWFWALRQENLRLDTDIARAEVEANQLRTVLSSVQKFETRKAQLQQRVTLIEQLRHGQQGPVHLLDEVSKALPDRLWLIAMQQHGAEFSIAGQTTSLTALSDFVANLEASRWFKRPVEIVDSTVEPTPGGDLVRFTVRATSDNPDAPPAPAPVARGAAPAK; this is translated from the coding sequence ATGATCCGCATCAACCTGCTGGCCAGCGAGCGCGGCGCCCCGGCGAAGAAGAAGGTCGCGGCCGGCGGCAGCATCGTCACCGCGGCGCAGCGCGTGACGATCGGCGCGGCGCTGATCCTGCTCTCGACGGTCGTCGGCGTCGGCTGGTGGTTCTGGGCGCTGCGCCAGGAGAACCTGCGGCTCGACACCGACATCGCCCGCGCCGAGGTGGAAGCCAACCAGCTCCGCACCGTCCTCTCGTCGGTGCAGAAGTTCGAGACGCGCAAGGCGCAGCTGCAGCAGCGCGTCACGCTCATCGAGCAGCTCCGCCACGGCCAGCAGGGACCGGTGCACCTCCTCGACGAGGTCAGCAAGGCGCTGCCCGATCGGCTCTGGCTGATCGCGATGCAGCAGCACGGCGCCGAGTTCTCGATCGCCGGCCAGACGACGTCGCTGACCGCGCTCTCGGATTTCGTCGCCAATCTCGAAGCCAGCCGATGGTTCAAGCGCCCGGTCGAGATCGTGGACAGCACCGTGGAGCCGACGCCGGGCGGCGATCTGGTGCGCTTCACGGTGCGGGCGACGTCGGACAACCCGGACGCACCGCCGGCGCCGGCGCCGGTCGCGCGCGGAGCCGCGCCGGCGAAATGA
- the pilM gene encoding type IV pilus assembly protein PilM has translation MFRRAKALVGLDIGSAAVKAVELKAVGKSYRVTGFGTEPLPPDSIVDGAIIDATAVADSIRRLFDGRGIKTRDVAASLSGNAVIVKKISLPVMSEAELSESIYWEAEQYIPFDIQDVNLDYQILDKGDAAAGKGTMDVLLVAAKKEKIADYTGVIAQAGRSAVVVDVDAFALQNAYEVNYGIEGNAVIVLLNAGASATNINILHGDQSVFTRDISIGGNAYTEALQRELSLPFDTADALKRGQPADGVSYDDARPVLRAVTENVMLEIQKTFDFFKATAASEKIDRIVLSGGASRAESFTEMLTERFEAPVETFDPFRKVAFDAKKFKIDPSEIAPTVAVAVGLALRRVGDR, from the coding sequence GTGTTTCGTAGAGCGAAGGCGCTTGTCGGGCTCGACATCGGATCGGCGGCCGTCAAGGCCGTCGAACTGAAGGCGGTCGGCAAGTCGTACCGCGTCACCGGCTTCGGCACCGAGCCGCTGCCGCCCGACAGCATTGTCGACGGAGCCATCATTGACGCGACCGCCGTCGCCGACTCGATCCGCCGGCTGTTCGACGGGCGCGGGATCAAGACCCGCGACGTTGCCGCCTCGCTCTCCGGCAACGCCGTCATCGTCAAGAAGATCTCGCTGCCGGTCATGTCGGAAGCGGAGCTCTCGGAATCGATTTACTGGGAGGCGGAGCAGTACATCCCGTTCGACATCCAGGACGTCAACCTCGACTACCAGATTCTCGACAAGGGCGACGCCGCCGCCGGCAAGGGCACGATGGATGTGCTGCTGGTGGCCGCCAAGAAGGAGAAGATCGCCGACTACACCGGCGTCATCGCGCAGGCGGGGCGCAGCGCGGTGGTCGTCGACGTCGACGCCTTCGCCCTGCAGAACGCCTACGAGGTCAACTACGGGATCGAGGGGAACGCGGTCATCGTGCTCCTCAACGCCGGCGCCAGCGCCACCAACATCAACATCCTGCACGGCGACCAGTCGGTCTTCACCCGCGACATCTCGATCGGCGGCAACGCCTACACCGAGGCGCTGCAGCGCGAACTGAGCCTGCCGTTCGACACCGCCGACGCGCTCAAGCGCGGCCAGCCGGCCGACGGCGTCAGCTACGACGATGCCCGGCCCGTGCTGCGCGCCGTGACCGAGAACGTCATGCTGGAAATCCAGAAGACCTTCGATTTTTTCAAGGCGACCGCGGCGTCGGAAAAGATCGACCGCATCGTGCTGAGCGGCGGCGCGTCGCGCGCCGAGAGCTTCACCGAGATGCTCACCGAGCGGTTCGAGGCGCCGGTCGAAACGTTCGATCCGTTCAGGAAGGTGGCGTTCGACGCCAAGAAGTTCAAGATCGATCCGTCGGAGATCGCGCCGACGGTGGCGGTCGCGGTGGGGCTGGCGCTCCGCCGGGTGGGTGACCGATGA
- the rplM gene encoding 50S ribosomal protein L13: MRSFVPTAGPNGVHVERQWHVIDAEGQVLGRVATEAARLLQGKHKAIYTPHIDTGDHVVIVNAAKVRLTGRKEEQKLYRYHSGYEGGVREERAKDVRVKQPARIVEEAVRGMLPKTRMGEAMWRKLKVYAGGTHPHAPQQPKEKKLTSRSEVV; this comes from the coding sequence ATGCGTTCGTTTGTACCCACGGCCGGCCCCAACGGGGTCCACGTGGAGCGGCAGTGGCATGTCATCGACGCGGAGGGCCAGGTGCTCGGCCGCGTGGCGACCGAGGCGGCCCGGCTGCTGCAGGGCAAGCACAAGGCGATCTATACCCCGCACATCGACACCGGCGATCACGTGGTGATCGTGAACGCTGCGAAGGTGCGGTTGACCGGCCGCAAGGAAGAACAGAAGCTCTATCGCTACCACTCGGGCTACGAGGGGGGCGTGCGTGAAGAGCGCGCCAAGGACGTACGCGTCAAGCAGCCGGCGCGGATTGTCGAGGAAGCGGTGCGCGGCATGCTGCCGAAGACACGGATGGGCGAGGCCATGTGGCGCAAGCTGAAGGTCTACGCCGGCGGCACGCACCCGCACGCGCCGCAGCAGCCGAAGGAAAAGAAGCTTACCAGCAGGAGCGAGGTCGTATAA
- the rpsI gene encoding 30S ribosomal protein S9 — protein MQYYGTGRRKTSTARVFLRPGSGVVTINRRPLDQAFPTEALRTQIRRPLAITETTDKFDILATIAGGGLSGQAGALRLGIARALVEYNLELRPQLKKEGFLTRDARIKERKKYGQKGARKRFQFSKR, from the coding sequence ATCCAGTATTACGGCACCGGCCGGCGCAAGACATCGACGGCCCGAGTATTCCTCAGACCCGGTAGCGGCGTCGTCACGATCAACCGGAGGCCCCTCGATCAGGCCTTCCCCACCGAAGCGCTCCGCACCCAGATCAGACGACCGCTGGCCATCACCGAAACGACCGACAAGTTCGACATCCTGGCCACGATCGCCGGCGGCGGCCTGTCCGGCCAGGCTGGCGCGCTGCGGCTCGGCATCGCCCGCGCGCTCGTCGAATACAACCTCGAGCTGCGGCCGCAGTTGAAGAAGGAAGGCTTCCTGACGCGCGACGCGCGCATCAAGGAGCGCAAGAAGTACGGACAGAAGGGCGCGCGCAAGCGCTTCCAGTTCAGCAAGCGCTAG
- the rpsB gene encoding 30S ribosomal protein S2, producing MNGIALKDLLEAGVHFGHQTKRWNPKMKQYIFGERNGIYIIDLAKTAKLFKDAERFIHDLAAEGRTILFVGTKRQAQDAIAEEAQRSGMYFVNQRWLGGLLTNFTTIQRSLARLRDLEAMETDGRYETATKKEIAQFEKEKKKLQKNLEGIRTMSRLPDAIFVVDTRKEKIAVDEARKLKIPVIGVVDTNCDPDEVDYVIPGNDDALRAIRLFASKVADAAIAGRGIADANRGDDAGDGDDRGRRSRPNRPAPRAEAATTPASV from the coding sequence TTGAACGGGATCGCGCTGAAGGATCTACTCGAGGCCGGCGTCCACTTCGGACATCAGACGAAGCGCTGGAACCCGAAGATGAAGCAGTACATCTTCGGCGAGCGCAACGGGATCTACATCATCGACCTCGCCAAGACGGCCAAGCTGTTCAAGGACGCCGAACGGTTCATCCACGACCTGGCCGCCGAGGGGCGCACGATTCTGTTCGTCGGCACCAAGCGGCAGGCCCAGGATGCGATCGCGGAAGAAGCCCAGCGCTCCGGCATGTACTTCGTGAACCAGCGCTGGCTCGGTGGCCTGCTCACCAACTTCACCACCATTCAGCGCAGTCTGGCCCGGCTCCGCGATCTCGAGGCGATGGAAACCGACGGCCGCTACGAAACCGCGACCAAGAAGGAAATCGCCCAGTTCGAGAAGGAAAAGAAGAAGCTCCAGAAGAACCTGGAAGGCATCCGCACGATGAGCCGCCTGCCCGACGCCATCTTCGTGGTCGACACCCGCAAGGAGAAGATCGCGGTCGACGAGGCGCGCAAGCTCAAGATTCCGGTGATCGGCGTGGTCGACACCAACTGTGATCCGGACGAAGTCGACTACGTCATCCCCGGCAACGACGACGCGCTGCGCGCCATCCGCCTCTTCGCCAGCAAGGTCGCCGACGCGGCCATCGCCGGCCGCGGCATCGCCGACGCGAATCGCGGCGACGACGCCGGCGACGGCGACGATCGCGGCCGCCGTTCGCGTCCGAACCGCCCGGCGCCGCGCGCCGAAGCAGCCACGACACCGGCATCGGTCTAG